In a genomic window of Phragmites australis chromosome 14, lpPhrAust1.1, whole genome shotgun sequence:
- the LOC133890426 gene encoding sex determination protein tasselseed-2-like — MTAVEYIPDKVTHHQPTANCSNITLPPSSIHGTVTATPCPREDSVTDSGGAATVDKRLEGKVAIVTGGAQGIGEAIVRLFVKHGARVVIADIADAGGEALAAALGSQACSYEHCDVSVEADVERTVQRAVARHGRLDVLCNNAGVLGRQTRAAKRIASLDATEFERVLRINALGAALGMKHAARAMLPRRSGSIVSVASVAGVMGGMGPHAYTASKHAVVGLTKNAACELGEHGIRVNCISPFGVATPMLVNAWRRHDDDDEGDASAAVPSEEEVEKMEEVVRGMATLKGTTLRPRSIAEAALFLASDESRYVSGHNLVIDGGITTSRNVIGL, encoded by the exons ATGACCGCCGTCGAGTACATCCCCGACAAGGTCACCCACCACCAGCCCACCGCCAACTGCAGCAACATCACCTTGCCACCTTCTTCCATCCATGGCACTGTCACTGCCACCCCCTGCCCCCGGGAGGACAGCGTCACCGACAGCGGCGGCGCCGCCACCGTGGACAAGAG GCTGGAGGGGAAGGTGGCCATTGTGACGGGCGGCGCGCAGGGGATCGGGGAGGCGATCGTTCGGCTGTTTGTCAAGCACGGCGCGCGGGTGGTCATCGCCGACATCGCCGACGCGGGAGGGGAGGCGCTGGCCGCAGCGCTGGGCTCGCAGGCCTGCAGCTACGAGCACTGCGACGTGTCCGTGGAGGCCGACGTGGAGCGCACCGTTCAGCGCGCCGTGGCGCGGCACGGGCGTCTGGACGTGCTGTGCAACAACGCCGGGGTGCTGGGCCGGCAGACTCGCGCGGCCAAGCGCATCGCGTCCTTGGACGCCACCGAGTTTGAGCGCGTCCTGCGCATCAACGCGCTGGGTGCCGCCCTCGGCATGAAGCACGCGGCGCGCGCCATGCTGCCGCGCCGCTCGGGCAGCATCGTGTCCGTGGCCAGCGTCGCAGGCGTGATGGGCGGCATGGGCCCCCACGCGTACACCGCCTCCAAGCACGCCGTGGTGGGGCTCACCAAGAACGCGGCCTGCGAGCTCGGCGAGCACGGCATCCGCGTCAACTGTATCTCCCCCTTCGGCGTGGCCACTCCGATGCTGGTCAACGCGTGGCGCCggcacgacgacgacgacgagggcgACGCATCAGCAGCGGTGCCgagcgaggaggaggtggagaagatggaggaggtaGTGCGTGGCATGGCGACGCTCAAGGGCACGACGCTGAGGCCAAGGAGCATTGCAGAGGCAGCGCTGTTTCTGGCCAGCGACGAGTCCAGGTACGTGTCCGGGCACAACCTGGTCATCGACGGCGGCATCACCACCTCCAGGAACGTCATCGGCTTGTAA